From Phocoena phocoena chromosome 16, mPhoPho1.1, whole genome shotgun sequence, a single genomic window includes:
- the DYDC2 gene encoding LOW QUALITY PROTEIN: DPY30 domain-containing protein 2 (The sequence of the model RefSeq protein was modified relative to this genomic sequence to represent the inferred CDS: substituted 2 bases at 2 genomic stop codons) — protein METEYLKRCFGNCLAQVLAEVAKVQPSDPIEYLAHWLYHYKKTAVAEEKDRQEKIQLQEEYENSLKETRVTEMLMQEECEIQEKCEKCHPPLISVASSTKKTVFMXENTKPLEKEALKQESLPGTSSMTPGMPPQIPSSEPSVQVDWNIETPQDIDYQAFXHEIAPEMHPSSTYPP, from the exons ATGGAAACCGAATACCTGAAGAGGTGCTTTGGAAATTGCCTGGCTCAGGTGCTGGCAGAAGTGGCAAAGGTTCAGCCCAGTGACCCCATAGAGTACCTGGCTCACTGGCTTTATCATTACAAGAAAACGGCGGTGGCAGAAGAAAAG GATAGGCAAGAGAAGATCCAGCTGcaagaagaatatgaaaatagcCTCAAAGAAACCAGAGTGACAGAAATGCTGATGCAAGAAGAGTGTGAGATTCAAGAGAAGTGTGAAAAGTGTCATCCC cCACTGATATCTGTAGCGAGTTCCACAAAGAAGACCGTGTTCATGTAGGAGAACACAAAACCCCTTGAGAAGGAAGCCTTGAAGCAGGAATCCCTGCCAGGAACTTCCAGTATGACTCCAGGAATGCCTCCACAGATTCCTTCTTCAGAGCCATCTGTCCAGGTTGACTGGAACATTGAAACTCCACAAGACATAGATTACCAGGCTTTTTAGCATGAAATTGCTCCTGAAATGCATCCTAGCTCCACATATCCTCCCTAG